A part of Desulfobacter sp. genomic DNA contains:
- a CDS encoding hydrogenase iron-sulfur subunit, whose protein sequence is MEHFEPVIIAFVCNWCTYTAADLAGTSRLAYPENVRLVRVMCTGMVDTQYVIKAFLEGADAVVVSGCHPGDCHYINGNYKARRRMKLLKEILPRFGIDRERIRLTWIGASDGIEFAHVMTRFTEQVREMGPCRSRSTLNKAG, encoded by the coding sequence ATGGAACATTTTGAACCGGTGATTATTGCCTTTGTCTGCAACTGGTGCACCTATACGGCTGCGGACCTGGCCGGGACCTCCCGGCTGGCCTATCCTGAAAATGTCCGCCTGGTGAGGGTGATGTGCACGGGAATGGTGGATACCCAGTATGTGATCAAAGCTTTCCTGGAAGGGGCTGATGCCGTGGTCGTCTCGGGCTGCCATCCCGGTGACTGCCATTATATCAACGGGAATTATAAGGCCAGGCGGCGGATGAAACTGCTAAAGGAGATTCTGCCCCGGTTCGGCATTGACAGGGAGCGGATACGCCTGACCTGGATCGGGGCCAGCGACGGGATTGAGTTTGCCCATGTAATGACCCGGTTTACGGAACAGGTACGGGAGATGGGACCCTGCCGGTCCCGGTCAACTTTAAATAAAGCGGGGTAG
- a CDS encoding response regulator has product MPRSTEPRSREVLSGSAPGPDWKVLLIDDEPDIRDVLGLSLRDAGYEVICAPDGTCGLELLSAHSPQILITDIKMPGISGLEVLEKAKIAHPDTEVIVTTGFADIEKATIALQQDASDFITKPVDDARLHLAMDRAVKRYRDRKALADYTRLLEKENLETSAELIQNINYQARLIENSMDGILGCDGTDRVITYNKAMVALLGWPRHEVVQVRKLDEFFGPGDFMALKQNLVRQGYGGKDRLFLYETFMKGRDRDRIPVQVSGSLVIQEDRTRGLVLFIRDLRKIRELEQTVEGHEKILHREKMMSLGRLAASMVHEINNPLSGILNYIRLMIRLTDQGTLSQEYIVRFREYLEIVERETGRCSDLVSGLLKFSRKAKPEFAPVDVSELVRYSLMLCHHKLEMGNIEVRQKTAPDLPRVLGDFNQLQQCLINLVFNAGAAIQACERNIDRGGGADPEAGESAGELRIETEPAEGGKWVAIRVRDDGKGILPSDLPYIFEPFFTTKPEGYGVGLGLSTAYGIIERHNGRIDVESIPGKGSCFTITLPALEEPRNSAGQALKPET; this is encoded by the coding sequence ATGCCCCGATCCACCGAGCCCCGATCCAGGGAAGTTTTGTCGGGCAGCGCGCCCGGACCCGACTGGAAGGTTCTGCTCATTGATGATGAGCCGGACATCAGGGATGTTCTTGGCTTGAGCCTCAGGGATGCCGGATATGAGGTCATCTGCGCGCCCGACGGCACCTGTGGCCTGGAACTGCTTTCCGCCCATTCCCCCCAAATCCTTATTACCGACATTAAAATGCCCGGCATCAGCGGGCTTGAGGTGCTTGAAAAGGCAAAGATCGCCCATCCCGACACCGAGGTTATCGTGACCACGGGATTTGCAGACATTGAAAAGGCCACCATCGCCCTGCAGCAGGATGCCTCGGATTTTATCACCAAGCCTGTGGATGATGCCCGCCTGCACCTGGCCATGGACCGGGCCGTCAAGCGCTACCGCGACCGGAAAGCGCTTGCCGACTATACCCGGCTTCTGGAAAAGGAGAACCTTGAAACCTCTGCTGAACTGATTCAGAACATCAATTACCAGGCCCGGCTCATTGAAAACTCCATGGACGGGATACTGGGCTGCGACGGAACGGACCGGGTCATTACCTACAACAAGGCCATGGTGGCCCTGCTGGGATGGCCCAGGCACGAGGTGGTCCAGGTGAGAAAACTGGATGAATTTTTCGGGCCCGGGGATTTCATGGCGTTAAAGCAGAACCTGGTCCGCCAGGGGTACGGGGGAAAGGACAGGCTTTTTCTTTATGAGACCTTCATGAAGGGCCGGGACCGGGACCGGATACCGGTGCAGGTTTCGGGCTCCCTGGTCATTCAGGAGGACCGGACACGGGGGCTGGTTCTATTCATCCGGGACTTAAGAAAGATCCGGGAACTGGAGCAGACCGTGGAAGGCCATGAGAAGATCCTCCACCGGGAGAAGATGATGTCCCTGGGGCGCCTGGCCGCCAGTATGGTCCATGAAATCAACAATCCCCTGTCCGGAATCCTGAACTATATCCGGCTGATGATCCGGCTCACGGACCAGGGGACGCTCTCCCAGGAATATATTGTCCGGTTCAGGGAGTATCTGGAAATTGTGGAACGGGAGACCGGCCGGTGCTCTGATCTGGTGTCGGGGCTGCTGAAATTTTCAAGAAAAGCCAAACCCGAATTTGCGCCGGTGGATGTGAGCGAATTGGTGCGGTACAGCCTCATGCTGTGCCACCATAAACTGGAGATGGGCAATATTGAGGTGAGGCAGAAAACCGCCCCGGATCTGCCCCGGGTGCTGGGGGATTTCAACCAGCTTCAGCAGTGCCTGATCAATCTGGTCTTCAATGCCGGGGCGGCGATCCAGGCCTGTGAGCGGAATATAGACAGGGGGGGAGGAGCCGATCCCGAGGCCGGTGAAAGCGCCGGCGAGCTTCGGATAGAAACGGAACCGGCAGAGGGCGGAAAATGGGTGGCCATCCGAGTCCGGGATGACGGCAAGGGGATTCTGCCGTCTGATCTGCCATATATATTTGAGCCGTTTTTCACCACCAAACCCGAAGGGTACGGGGTGGGCCTGGGGTTGTCCACGGCCTACGGCATCATTGAGCGGCACAACGGCCGGATCGATGTGGAAAGCATCCCGGGCAAGGGAAGCTGTTTTACCATCACCCTTCCGGCCCTGGAGGAGCCCCGAAACAGTGCCGGCCAGGCCCTGAAACCCGAAACTTAA
- a CDS encoding 4Fe-4S dicluster domain-containing protein, with protein MTSFRIQPSGQGIGADLKGMMAAMMKEGGMDGLLLPLVQADGVSVMPSLVTSPEGLERGALLTPAFPVNTARMAARLSFKPAGRKTAVWLRPCEIRAFTELAKLNQASREELVILGIDCPMAMDGEACREYGKDHKEEPDHWAGQVYPDPSRADLAFSRACTLCTAPVAENADVNFLFYGSTPDEGIVVEAGSDRGRDLLDRLSLEKGAVPENRDAVVSALAQSRESAFEAMAGEVSCETDSLEKLDAWFSACINCYNCRNVCPVCYCRECVFNTDVFSHEPVQYHQWADKWGKIRLPSDTLFYHLTRLAHMSHACVGCGQCTRACPSDIPVSDLFVTVARVTQEAFDYRPGSGDPPPFTEFKADEYQDVVGIE; from the coding sequence ATGACATCATTTAGAATACAGCCTTCGGGACAGGGAATTGGGGCGGACCTGAAAGGGATGATGGCCGCCATGATGAAAGAGGGGGGCATGGACGGCCTGCTGCTGCCGCTGGTCCAGGCCGACGGGGTGTCGGTTATGCCTTCCCTGGTCACCTCTCCGGAGGGACTGGAAAGGGGGGCGCTCCTTACGCCGGCCTTCCCGGTGAACACCGCCCGGATGGCGGCCAGGCTTTCCTTTAAACCCGCCGGCCGGAAGACCGCGGTATGGCTGCGGCCCTGTGAGATCCGGGCATTTACGGAGTTGGCCAAGCTTAACCAGGCCTCCCGGGAGGAACTGGTGATCCTGGGGATTGACTGCCCCATGGCCATGGACGGGGAGGCGTGCAGGGAATACGGGAAAGACCATAAAGAGGAGCCGGACCACTGGGCAGGGCAGGTCTATCCGGATCCTTCCCGTGCGGACCTGGCATTCTCCCGGGCCTGCACCCTGTGCACGGCGCCGGTGGCGGAGAACGCCGATGTAAATTTCCTCTTTTACGGGAGCACGCCAGATGAGGGGATTGTTGTGGAAGCCGGCAGCGACAGGGGAAGAGATCTGCTGGACCGGCTCTCACTGGAAAAAGGGGCGGTGCCGGAAAACCGTGACGCAGTGGTCTCCGCCCTGGCGCAGTCCCGGGAATCGGCATTTGAGGCCATGGCCGGAGAGGTCTCCTGTGAGACGGACAGCCTGGAAAAGCTGGACGCCTGGTTTTCCGCCTGTATCAACTGCTACAACTGCCGCAATGTCTGCCCGGTCTGTTACTGCCGGGAATGCGTGTTCAACACCGATGTATTTTCCCATGAGCCGGTGCAATACCACCAGTGGGCAGATAAATGGGGGAAGATCCGGCTGCCTTCGGATACCCTCTTCTACCATCTCACCCGCCTGGCCCACATGAGCCATGCCTGTGTCGGCTGCGGGCAGTGTACCCGTGCCTGCCCTTCGGATATTCCGGTATCAGACCTCTTCGTCACCGTGGCCCGGGTCACCCAGGAGGCATTTGACTACAGGCCGGGGAGCGGGGATCCCCCGCCCTTTACCGAATTCAAGGCCGATGAATACCAGGATGTGGTGGGCATAGAATAA
- a CDS encoding FAD-dependent oxidoreductase — MAEGLRIGVYICHCGVNIAGRVDVAAVRDYALTLDHVVSARDYKFMCSEPGQAMIESDIHEFRLNRVVVASCSPRLHGNTFMDVCRRSGLNPYYFQMASVREQVSWVTSDSERATEKAKYLVTAAVHRVKFHTPLIAGMSPVHPAMAVIGGGIAGMQAAIDMGNAGYHVYLIEKDTTIGGHMLQFDKTFPTLDCAACIGTPKMVEVAQNPNIELLSFSQVSNVSGFVGNFTLDIHRSPRFVDENLCTGCGECAKVCPVTIPNSWDLGLADRKAIGRAFPQAIPITYNIEKAGRAPCVGKCPAGINVQGYIQLIREKRYDKAVSLIMEKAPLPGVLGRVCPHPCEGVCRREEVDRPLAIRQLKRFAADMAGPLAVPEIQERKEKVAVIGAGPAGLAAAYYLRLKGYGVSLYDAHDKPGGMLRTGIPDYRLPPEILDAEIGYILEHGVDFVPNARLGEDISISRLMEEGAEAVFLALGAQAPLSLNIPGQELDGATDALGFLEDVNLGRKTDCRGRVVVVGGGNVALDAARCARRIPGCEVTIVYRRSRREMPAYGDEILHALEEGIELICLANPVRLEGEDGRTVRLVCTRNELGAPDESGRRRPIPLDNSEFTLDCDTFISAIGQYPDIGGLDGVDTDSRNRVAVAGGSLATSRPGVFSGGDLVLGPATVVQAIAQGRTAAGEIDAWLKLKAGERAEEMGEEKESGQGYEPGAEYPPIPGETPVLDRACPDLVSVETRTDSFCEVEGAFTESQALAEADRCLNCGICCECMACVDACEAKAINHGMLPEDRSVKVGSIIIATGYDTLDPSVMPQYGYGRYPNVFTALEFERLSNATGPTGGQILMRDREGGFSQPPKAVALVHCIGSRDVNHHEYCSRVCCMYALKYTHLIKEKVGHDTEVYDFYIDMRCFGEGYEEFYRRCQEEGTTFIRGKVAGITRENGKLVAMAEDTLISKLVRVPVDMVILCTAIQAREDAGEVGRILGVNQGADGFFLEEHPKLGPVNTASDGVFLSGCCQKPMDIPDTVSQASGAAAKALALAAKGEVAISPTTSYIDPDVCAGCKTCVGLCPYSAIEFDYRRNVAVVNTALCKGCGSCSGACPSGAASSRHFMKKQVFAEISGVLSGLPN; from the coding sequence ATGGCTGAGGGATTGCGCATCGGTGTGTATATCTGCCACTGCGGGGTGAATATTGCCGGCCGGGTGGATGTGGCGGCAGTTCGGGATTACGCCCTGACCCTGGACCATGTGGTGTCGGCCCGGGACTATAAGTTTATGTGCTCTGAGCCGGGCCAGGCCATGATTGAATCGGATATCCATGAATTCCGGCTCAACCGGGTGGTGGTGGCCTCCTGCTCCCCCCGGCTTCACGGCAATACCTTCATGGATGTCTGCCGCCGGTCCGGACTCAATCCCTACTATTTCCAGATGGCATCTGTGCGGGAACAGGTCTCCTGGGTGACCAGCGACAGTGAGCGGGCCACGGAAAAGGCCAAATACCTGGTCACGGCCGCTGTCCACCGGGTGAAATTCCACACCCCCCTCATTGCGGGCATGTCTCCGGTCCACCCGGCCATGGCCGTTATCGGCGGGGGTATTGCCGGGATGCAGGCGGCCATTGACATGGGCAATGCCGGGTACCATGTCTACCTCATTGAGAAGGATACCACCATCGGCGGCCATATGCTCCAGTTTGACAAAACCTTTCCCACTTTGGACTGCGCCGCCTGTATCGGCACCCCCAAAATGGTGGAGGTGGCCCAGAATCCCAATATCGAACTGCTCTCCTTTTCACAGGTCTCCAATGTCTCCGGATTTGTGGGAAACTTCACCCTGGATATCCACAGGTCCCCGAGATTTGTGGATGAGAACCTGTGCACGGGCTGCGGGGAGTGCGCCAAGGTCTGCCCGGTGACCATTCCCAATTCCTGGGACCTGGGGCTGGCTGACCGGAAGGCCATCGGCAGGGCGTTTCCCCAGGCCATTCCCATCACCTATAATATTGAAAAGGCCGGCAGGGCCCCCTGCGTGGGAAAATGTCCGGCAGGGATCAATGTCCAGGGATATATCCAGCTTATCAGGGAGAAGCGGTATGACAAGGCCGTTTCCCTGATCATGGAAAAGGCGCCACTGCCCGGCGTTCTCGGACGGGTCTGCCCCCATCCCTGCGAGGGGGTCTGCAGAAGGGAAGAGGTGGACCGGCCCCTGGCCATCCGGCAGCTCAAACGCTTCGCCGCAGATATGGCCGGCCCCCTGGCCGTGCCCGAAATCCAGGAACGGAAAGAAAAGGTGGCGGTGATCGGGGCCGGACCGGCCGGACTGGCTGCGGCCTATTACCTGCGCCTGAAGGGCTATGGGGTGTCTCTTTATGATGCCCACGACAAACCCGGCGGCATGCTCAGGACAGGGATTCCCGATTACAGGCTGCCGCCAGAGATCCTGGATGCCGAGATCGGTTATATACTGGAACACGGGGTTGATTTTGTCCCCAATGCCCGGCTGGGAGAGGACATCAGCATCAGCCGCCTCATGGAGGAAGGGGCGGAGGCCGTTTTCCTGGCCCTGGGGGCCCAGGCGCCGCTCTCTTTGAATATCCCGGGCCAGGAGCTGGACGGGGCAACGGATGCCCTGGGCTTTCTGGAAGATGTCAACCTGGGCCGGAAGACAGACTGCCGGGGCCGGGTGGTGGTGGTCGGGGGAGGCAATGTGGCCCTGGATGCCGCACGGTGCGCCCGGCGGATTCCGGGATGCGAGGTGACCATTGTCTACCGCAGGAGCCGCAGGGAGATGCCGGCCTATGGGGATGAGATCCTTCATGCCCTGGAAGAGGGGATTGAACTGATCTGTCTGGCCAACCCGGTGCGGCTGGAAGGGGAGGACGGCCGGACAGTGCGCCTGGTTTGTACCCGTAACGAACTGGGGGCGCCGGACGAATCAGGCAGGCGGCGGCCGATACCTCTGGACAACAGTGAGTTTACCCTGGACTGCGACACCTTTATCTCGGCCATTGGGCAGTATCCAGACATCGGCGGCCTGGACGGGGTGGACACGGATTCAAGGAACCGGGTGGCCGTGGCAGGGGGATCTCTTGCCACCTCCCGGCCCGGGGTATTTTCCGGGGGGGACCTTGTCCTTGGGCCGGCCACCGTGGTCCAGGCCATTGCCCAGGGCCGGACGGCCGCCGGGGAGATTGACGCCTGGCTGAAACTGAAGGCTGGGGAGAGGGCCGAGGAGATGGGGGAAGAAAAGGAATCGGGCCAGGGATATGAGCCGGGGGCCGAATACCCGCCCATTCCAGGGGAAACACCGGTGCTGGACCGGGCCTGTCCGGATCTGGTATCGGTTGAAACCAGGACGGATTCATTCTGCGAAGTGGAGGGGGCGTTCACCGAATCCCAGGCCCTGGCCGAGGCGGACAGATGCCTGAACTGCGGGATCTGCTGCGAATGCATGGCCTGTGTGGATGCCTGCGAGGCCAAGGCCATAAACCACGGGATGCTGCCCGAAGACAGGTCCGTCAAGGTCGGGTCCATCATCATTGCCACGGGTTACGATACCCTGGATCCCTCGGTCATGCCCCAATACGGATACGGCCGGTATCCCAATGTGTTTACGGCCCTTGAATTCGAACGCCTCTCCAACGCCACCGGCCCCACAGGGGGGCAGATCCTTATGCGGGACAGGGAGGGGGGCTTTTCACAGCCGCCCAAGGCCGTAGCCCTGGTCCATTGCATCGGGTCCAGGGATGTGAACCACCATGAGTACTGCTCCCGGGTCTGCTGCATGTATGCGCTGAAGTACACCCATCTTATCAAGGAAAAGGTGGGCCATGACACCGAAGTCTATGATTTTTACATTGATATGCGCTGTTTTGGAGAAGGGTACGAGGAGTTTTACAGGCGGTGCCAGGAAGAGGGCACAACCTTTATCCGGGGCAAGGTCGCAGGGATTACCCGGGAAAACGGGAAGCTGGTGGCTATGGCTGAAGACACCCTGATTTCAAAGCTGGTGCGGGTGCCCGTAGATATGGTCATCCTGTGCACGGCTATCCAGGCCCGGGAAGATGCCGGGGAGGTGGGACGGATCCTGGGGGTGAACCAGGGGGCGGATGGGTTTTTTCTGGAAGAGCACCCCAAGCTGGGGCCGGTGAACACCGCTTCCGACGGGGTGTTTTTGAGCGGGTGCTGCCAGAAGCCCATGGATATTCCGGACACGGTTTCCCAGGCCTCGGGGGCGGCGGCCAAGGCCCTGGCCCTGGCGGCCAAGGGTGAAGTGGCGATCTCCCCCACCACCTCATATATAGATCCGGATGTCTGTGCCGGATGCAAGACCTGTGTGGGCTTGTGCCCCTATTCCGCCATTGAATTTGATTACCGCAGGAACGTGGCCGTGGTGAATACGGCCCTGTGCAAGGGATGCGGGAGTTGCTCCGGGGCCTGCCCCTCCGGTGCCGCTTCCAGCCGCCATTTCATGAAAAAGCAGGTGTTTGCGGAGATCAGCGGGGTGTTGTCGGGATTGCCGAACTGA